Genomic DNA from Channa argus isolate prfri chromosome 10, Channa argus male v1.0, whole genome shotgun sequence:
CAACTCCAAAGGTCCCTTTCAAAAGCCGTAGCAGCTCTGCATCTTCCCCCCTTCCTTTGCCCCCTACAGAGGCTCTCTGTTGTCTGGCGTGATTTCTAATAAGTTCCATGTAATCCTTTATTTGGATGCAAGGCAATGTGTTTCTTTACACAAGCGGTACGCACTTCCGATTCAAGGAAAATTGTTCTCACGCTATCAGCTATCAGCTCCAAGACAAATCACGCGTGTCCACAGCCAAACTGAAACTGTACACGACCTGTTGGCTGCCAACCCCAGCCTGCGATTTGccatattcatttattaaaccaTTGCCGACAATGTCACACAGGGTAAGCAGCAGGTTTTTTTGTGACAGGTTCGCTGCTGGCAATTTGATGGCTGATAATACACACACCGAGCAAAGACCTTTACTTTCTCTCGGTTTGTCACTCATTATTTATTCCCACCTTTCATGGGTGCTGTGCAGAGAGGTAAAGAGCCAATGGTGTGCGCATATACTTACAGATTCCCCAAGTTTTTGCCTGCATAGCTGCTGTGGAAACTCCCTCATGTAAAGAATGATGCACCCTTAACATTGCGGTGTCAGCACGCTATGTCAGGCTGCCTATAGATGCAATAATGAGATACTTGTTGATGCACCTTTAGGTGACAGTAAAAATGATAGTTTCCTCTGCAAGTAGTCATGGCTGTATCTGCAATGCACCATCCCGTCTCAATGTTAGGCAGTGCGGGTGGAATGTGGTGCAGAATGACACAGTAATATCTCTGTCACCGAGTGTCTCTCTGCAGGAACCCCTCAGCTGGGGAAATTGTACTCCCTTCTACCatacatcctttttttttttttccctgtcaaGCAAAGGGTATCTGAAACAGACTGTGAACACACAAACCATGGAAATAGTTAAATGCCACATCAGCTTTGCAGCATTCAGTGTGAAAGTGGAGTTGTGCCTTTGAGCCATATGTTCTTCATTGCCAGCACCCCTGTAACAATCTGCTGCTGTCTCTGCTGTGAACAGATGATAAGGTCCCTCCCCTAACCTGTTCTCTCTTTCCAGCTGAGATCCAGCACTGCCTGGTGAGTGCAGGGGATGTCGGCTGTGGTGTGTTTGAGTGCTTTGAGAATAACTCCTGTGAGATACGAGGGCTACAGGAAATCTGCATGACATTCCTGCACAACGCTGGCAAATTTGACTCTCAGGTACAAAACAAGTCTCTCTGTCTGCCAAAATGGTATAACCAGAAGCAAcattccttttccttttcactgGATCACTGCTTCACGCTCGTCAACCACAATAACGTTTGtttacttgctttttttttttcttcatactttcaaatgtatacatttttctaGAAGTACAGTGAAACATATACTTATGCCGTAATCTCTGTTCATCTCTTGGGAAGCTCACTTCCCTCTCTGTGGACAGATGCATGTACAGTTAGGACCAAAGGGTCATAAGCCAGCTGGCCACAAGCCCAGTTAGCTCCCTTCTCATACATAGCAGAGGCTGAAGCTCTGCCAAGCTGGCCTGACGGGGGTCTTAATATGTCTAGGGTCACATACTAAGAGCTTACAGACAGATTTTTCAGACTAatccaaaatatttcaaaagagGAGGAACAGAATTCACAATTATTTATGCAGAATGTCATCTTCCTCTTTAATGTCAGTTAATATAACACAACCACGCATTACACTCCGACGCTGCTGAAACAGGTTTATTACATCTGTGAATTATCAAACCTCAAATGTGCAAGTAATAAATGTTCCCTTTGATTGATTCAGGATTGAAAGTACTTTGTGAATCCCAGAGTGAATTTGTTTGGCTTTGTTATGACTGCTCTCtgctcagaaaaaaagaaaaggaaaagaagaaccacagcagaacaaatgcataagaaacacaaaatcttAAACTTCCCTCAATGAAGAATAAAGAAATGCACTAGTGCCCAAGTTTAATCAGCATCAAGAGATTGTATCTAGAGATTTCACTTCACAGGCATATCTCTGTGTGTACACAGGGAAAATCATTCATCAAGGATGCTCTGAAATGTATGGCACATGGGCTGCGACACAAGTTCAGCTGTATTAGCAGAAAATGTGTGTCCATTAAGGAGATGGTGTTCCAGCTGCAGAGAGAGTGTTATATTAAACACAACCTGTGCTCTGCTGCTAAAGAGAATGTGGCTGTCATGGTGGAGATGATCCACTTCCAAGATCTCTTCCCTAAAGGGTGAGTAGCTGGTCTGGACTGCATGCTTGAATATGTTGTTTCAAGGCCTCTCTTTTACAGTAGCTTTAACGGTTTACCTTACCTGGACTCTTCTgccagtttattttgtttttccatgtatTGTAATACAATTAACAGTAATACTGttaattttgccatttaaaagaCTCATGTACTGTGCTTCCAAACATTAAATCACAGGCTTCATGTGAGTAATCTGCCTCTCTCTGCCCAGTCCATATGTGGAGTTGGTGAATATTCTCCTGAGCTGCGGGGAAGAGGTGAAGGAGGCTTTGACACGTAGCGTGCG
This window encodes:
- the stc2a gene encoding stanniocalcin-2a isoform X1; its protein translation is MLVRLAVALLVLSVLEQVVGSDNVDIHDTPPEKPASQKGRLSLQNTAEIQHCLVSAGDVGCGVFECFENNSCEIRGLQEICMTFLHNAGKFDSQGKSFIKDALKCMAHGLRHKFSCISRKCVSIKEMVFQLQRECYIKHNLCSAAKENVAVMVEMIHFQDLFPKGPYVELVNILLSCGEEVKEALTRSVRLQCEQNWGALCDSLSLCSSLAPSSAGSTVEHQRRPLPSQPELEHPRSTRQGEKDKAAKAGFSAHPRNRSQGPRRQSPESRVVVEQEDPEATDIRR
- the stc2a gene encoding stanniocalcin-2a isoform X2, coding for MNSGGCLQTAEIQHCLVSAGDVGCGVFECFENNSCEIRGLQEICMTFLHNAGKFDSQGKSFIKDALKCMAHGLRHKFSCISRKCVSIKEMVFQLQRECYIKHNLCSAAKENVAVMVEMIHFQDLFPKGPYVELVNILLSCGEEVKEALTRSVRLQCEQNWGALCDSLSLCSSLAPSSAGSTVEHQRRPLPSQPELEHPRSTRQGEKDKAAKAGFSAHPRNRSQGPRRQSPESRVVVEQEDPEATDIRR